One genomic segment of Sphaerodactylus townsendi isolate TG3544 linkage group LG07, MPM_Stown_v2.3, whole genome shotgun sequence includes these proteins:
- the LOX gene encoding protein-lysine 6-oxidase isoform X1, producing the protein MHLFSSPTGFLGLAQLQACLYWSCLLWLPAGGQPQRNPPPLPPAAWRQRIQWENNGQVYSLLSLGAQYQPPRRRHGQELAQGGHVLLLRGNSSSPRRAQVVPPAATSPTRRPEARHWFQAGYQHSAGNNGGGRGHRTQHDGSSPRDHSARRLESSPSRAGNGSSPPPLSNLRPPRREDGMVGDDPYNPYKYTDDNPYYNYYDTYERSRQDGRYRPGYGTGYFQYGLPDLVPDPYYIQASTYVQKTSMYNLRCAAEENCLASSAYRSDVRDYDNRVLLRFPQRVKNQGTSDFLPSRPRYSWEWHSCHQHYHSMDEFSHYDLLEASSHRRVAEGHKASFCLEDTSCDYGYYRRYACTAHTQGLSPGCYDTYNADIDCQWIDITDVKPGNYILKVSVNPSYLVPESDYSNNVVRCDIRYTGHHAYASGCTISPY; encoded by the exons ATGCATCTCTTCTCCTCGCCGACGGGTTTCCTGGGGCTCGCCCAGCTACAAGCCTGCCTCTACTGGAGctgcctgctgtggctgccggccGGCGGGCAGCCGCAGAGAAACCcgccgccgctgcctcccgcCGCGTGGAGGCAAAGGATCCAGTGGGAAAACAACGGGCAGGTGTACAGTCTCCTAAGCCTGGGCGCCCAGTACCAGCCGCCGCGGCGCAGACACGGCCAGGAACTCGCGCAAGGCGGCCACGTGTTGCTTCTCAGGGGAAACAGCAGCTCGCCGCGCAGGGCGCAAGTGGTACCCCCCGCCGCCACCAGCCCCACCAGGAGGCCGGAGGCGCGGCACTGGTTTCAGGCCGGCTACCAGCACTCAGCCGGCAACAATGGCGGCGGCAGAGGCCACAGGACTCAACACGACGGAAGCTCCCCAAGGGACCACTCGGCGCGTCGTCTGGAGAGCTCCCCGTCCAGGGCAGGCAATGGGAGCAGCCCCCCACCACTAAGCAACCTCCGGCCTCCGCGCCGGGAAGATGGTATGGTGGGAGACGACCCCTATAACCCCTACAAGTACACGGACGACAACCCCTATTACAACTACTATGACACCTATGAGCGGTCCCGCCAGGACGGCCGCTACCGGCCCGGCTACGGCACCGGCTATTTCCAGTACG GTCTTCCTGACTTAGTACCAGATCCTTATTATATCCAAGCATCCACTTATGTCCAGAAGACATCCATGTACAACCTGAGGTGTGCTGCTGAAGAGAATTGCCTGGCAAG TTCAGCTTATAGATCAGATGTCAGAGACTATGATAACAGAGTGCTTCTGAGATTCCCTCAGAGAGTGAAAAACCAAGGCACATCAGATTTTTTACCAAGCCGACCACGATACTCTTGGGAGTGGCACAGCTGTCATCA GCATTACCACAGTATGGATGAATTCAGCCATTATGACTTGCTTGAAGCAAGCTCACATAGGAGAGTAGCTGAAGGACACAAAGCAAGTTTTTGTCTTGAAGATACTTCTTGTGATTATGGATACTATAGACGATACGCATGTACAGCACATACACAG GGATTGAGTCCTGGCTGTTATGACACCTACAATGCCGACATAGACTGCCAATGGATTGATATTACAGATGTAAAACCTGGAAATTATATATTGAAG gttaGTGTAAACCCCAGCTATTTGGTACCAGAATCAGATTACTCCAACAATGTAGTACGTTGTGATATCCGTTATACTGGCCACCATGCATATGCTTCAGGCTGTACAATTTCACC GTACTAA
- the LOX gene encoding protein-lysine 6-oxidase isoform X2 produces the protein MHLFSSPTGFLGLAQLQACLYWSCLLWLPAGGQPQRNPPPLPPAAWRQRIQWENNGQVYSLLSLGAQYQPPRRRHGQELAQGGHVLLLRGNSSSPRRAQVVPPAATSPTRRPEARHWFQAGYQHSAGNNGGGRGHRTQHDGSSPRDHSARRLESSPSRAGNGSSPPPLSNLRPPRREDGMVGDDPYNPYKYTDDNPYYNYYDTYERSRQDGRYRPGYGTGYFQYGLPDLVPDPYYIQASTYVQKTSMYNLRCAAEENCLASSAYRSDVRDYDNRVLLRFPQRVKNQGTSDFLPSRPRYSWEWHSCHQHYHSMDEFSHYDLLEASSHRRVAEGHKASFCLEDTSCDYGYYRRYACTAHTQGLSPGCYDTYNADIDCQWIDITDVKPGNYILKVSVNPSYLVPESDYSNNVVRCDIRYTGHHAYASGCTISP, from the exons ATGCATCTCTTCTCCTCGCCGACGGGTTTCCTGGGGCTCGCCCAGCTACAAGCCTGCCTCTACTGGAGctgcctgctgtggctgccggccGGCGGGCAGCCGCAGAGAAACCcgccgccgctgcctcccgcCGCGTGGAGGCAAAGGATCCAGTGGGAAAACAACGGGCAGGTGTACAGTCTCCTAAGCCTGGGCGCCCAGTACCAGCCGCCGCGGCGCAGACACGGCCAGGAACTCGCGCAAGGCGGCCACGTGTTGCTTCTCAGGGGAAACAGCAGCTCGCCGCGCAGGGCGCAAGTGGTACCCCCCGCCGCCACCAGCCCCACCAGGAGGCCGGAGGCGCGGCACTGGTTTCAGGCCGGCTACCAGCACTCAGCCGGCAACAATGGCGGCGGCAGAGGCCACAGGACTCAACACGACGGAAGCTCCCCAAGGGACCACTCGGCGCGTCGTCTGGAGAGCTCCCCGTCCAGGGCAGGCAATGGGAGCAGCCCCCCACCACTAAGCAACCTCCGGCCTCCGCGCCGGGAAGATGGTATGGTGGGAGACGACCCCTATAACCCCTACAAGTACACGGACGACAACCCCTATTACAACTACTATGACACCTATGAGCGGTCCCGCCAGGACGGCCGCTACCGGCCCGGCTACGGCACCGGCTATTTCCAGTACG GTCTTCCTGACTTAGTACCAGATCCTTATTATATCCAAGCATCCACTTATGTCCAGAAGACATCCATGTACAACCTGAGGTGTGCTGCTGAAGAGAATTGCCTGGCAAG TTCAGCTTATAGATCAGATGTCAGAGACTATGATAACAGAGTGCTTCTGAGATTCCCTCAGAGAGTGAAAAACCAAGGCACATCAGATTTTTTACCAAGCCGACCACGATACTCTTGGGAGTGGCACAGCTGTCATCA GCATTACCACAGTATGGATGAATTCAGCCATTATGACTTGCTTGAAGCAAGCTCACATAGGAGAGTAGCTGAAGGACACAAAGCAAGTTTTTGTCTTGAAGATACTTCTTGTGATTATGGATACTATAGACGATACGCATGTACAGCACATACACAG GGATTGAGTCCTGGCTGTTATGACACCTACAATGCCGACATAGACTGCCAATGGATTGATATTACAGATGTAAAACCTGGAAATTATATATTGAAG gttaGTGTAAACCCCAGCTATTTGGTACCAGAATCAGATTACTCCAACAATGTAGTACGTTGTGATATCCGTTATACTGGCCACCATGCATATGCTTCAGGCTGTACAATTTCACCGTAA